In Fusobacterium perfoetens, a genomic segment contains:
- a CDS encoding histidinol-phosphatase HisJ family protein, with product MYKGDSHVHSRFSADSKEKLENIFEKAVELGLDEITITDHMDFADREEDDLFVFDIDEYVKTLNTYKQKYKDKLIIKIGVEVGIQPHLYKRYEPVLKANCWDFIIGSSHSVDHMDVGYNDIYLKYKTKNEVHRRYFETILENLDIYHDISVYGHLDFIRRYGGGVHSDHKIIDLELHKELIDKILKKLISKNIGIEINTSGIRYGVGDFHPCREILARYKELGGKIITIGSDAHRAEDIAKDFGEAKELLKSLGYKYFCTFTNRKLEFKEL from the coding sequence ATGTACAAAGGAGATTCACATGTTCACAGCAGATTTTCTGCAGATTCAAAGGAGAAATTAGAAAATATATTTGAAAAAGCTGTTGAACTTGGGCTTGATGAAATAACAATAACAGATCATATGGATTTTGCAGATAGGGAAGAAGATGATCTTTTTGTTTTTGATATTGATGAGTATGTTAAAACATTAAATACTTATAAACAAAAATATAAAGATAAATTAATTATAAAAATTGGTGTTGAAGTAGGGATACAACCTCATTTATATAAAAGATATGAACCAGTTTTAAAAGCAAATTGCTGGGATTTTATAATAGGTTCATCTCATTCTGTTGATCATATGGATGTAGGATATAATGATATTTATTTAAAATATAAAACGAAAAATGAAGTTCATAGAAGATATTTTGAAACAATCTTAGAAAATCTTGATATATATCATGATATAAGTGTATATGGACATCTTGATTTTATAAGAAGATATGGGGGAGGAGTACATTCAGATCATAAAATTATAGATTTAGAGCTTCATAAAGAACTTATAGATAAAATTTTAAAAAAATTAATTTCAAAAAATATAGGAATAGAAATAAATACTTCAGGAATAAGATATGGAGTAGGAGATTTTCATCCGTGCAGAGAAATTCTTGCAAGATATAAAGAACTTGGGGGAAAAATTATAACAATAGGATCAGATGCACATAGGGCAGAAGATATTGCAAAAGATTTTGGAGAGGCAAAAGAACTTTTAAAATCTTTAGGATATAAATATTTTTGTACTTTTACAAATAGAAAACTAGAGTTTAAAGAACTTTAA
- the tsaD gene encoding tRNA (adenosine(37)-N6)-threonylcarbamoyltransferase complex transferase subunit TsaD — MLILGIESSCDETSIAVVRDGKEILSNNISSQIEIHKEYGGVVPEIASRQHIKNIAAILDESLAQAGVTLDDIDYIAVTYAPGLIGALLVGVSFAKGLSYGHNIPLVPVHHIKGHIYANFAEHDVKLPCIALVVSGGHTNIIYIDENHKFTNLGGTLDDAVGETMDKVARVIGIGYPGGPVIDRMYYEGNPDFLKIPEPKVGEYEFSFSGVKTNVINYVNKMRMKGEEFKKEDLAASLQKTVVDILCKKVLKACEDKNVKQIIIAGGVAANSLLRSELKEKGGKLGIDVSYPSMKLCTDNGAMIAIAAYHKLMNGYKPEENLSLNGIATLNIADEKE, encoded by the coding sequence ATGTTAATTTTAGGAATAGAATCATCATGTGATGAGACTTCTATTGCAGTTGTAAGAGATGGAAAAGAAATACTTTCAAATAATATATCTTCTCAGATAGAGATTCATAAAGAATATGGAGGAGTTGTTCCAGAAATAGCTTCAAGACAGCATATAAAAAATATTGCAGCTATTCTTGATGAAAGTTTAGCTCAGGCTGGAGTTACTCTTGATGATATAGATTATATAGCAGTTACTTATGCACCAGGACTTATAGGAGCTCTTCTTGTAGGCGTTTCTTTTGCAAAAGGTCTTTCTTATGGACATAATATTCCTCTTGTTCCAGTTCATCATATAAAAGGACATATATATGCAAATTTTGCAGAACATGATGTAAAACTTCCATGTATAGCTTTAGTAGTATCAGGAGGACATACTAATATTATTTATATAGATGAAAATCATAAGTTTACTAACTTAGGAGGAACTCTTGATGATGCTGTAGGAGAGACTATGGATAAAGTGGCAAGAGTAATAGGAATTGGTTATCCAGGAGGGCCTGTAATAGATAGAATGTATTATGAAGGAAATCCTGATTTCTTAAAAATTCCTGAACCTAAAGTTGGAGAATATGAGTTTAGTTTTTCTGGAGTGAAAACAAATGTTATCAATTATGTAAATAAGATGAGAATGAAGGGAGAAGAATTTAAAAAAGAAGATCTTGCAGCTTCTCTTCAAAAAACTGTAGTAGATATTTTATGTAAAAAAGTTTTAAAAGCTTGTGAAGATAAAAATGTAAAGCAAATAATTATAGCTGGTGGAGTAGCAGCAAACTCACTTTTAAGAAGTGAACTTAAAGAAAAAGGAGGAAAACTTGGAATAGATGTAAGTTATCCTTCAATGAAGCTTTGCACAGACAATGGAGCTATGATAGCAATAGCTGCATATCATAAACTTATGAATGGTTATAAACCAGAGGAAAATCTTTCTCTTAATGGGATAGCAACTTTAAATATTGCTGATGAAAAAGAATAA